CCGCCATAGAGTCCCGGCTGCTGCCTGGAGACACTgaactgctgctgctgctgctgcggTTGAATTTGGTTGAGGCGCGACATGGAAGGCGAGCGTTGAAGCGTTTGGTGGAGTTGAAAGGTGGAGACATTAGGGTTCATATTCATGGCTTGCCCCTGCgcctgttgttgctgttgtggcTGCTGTAGCTGGTCTTGTGGGATTTGAGGGAGTGAAggggattgttgttgttgttgctgggCGAGGTTGGAGTTTGAGATTGGAGAAGGGGATTGGATTGTAGGGTTTGAAGATGAGGGAATTGCGTTGGGAATTTGAGCTTGAGGGTccatggtggtggagggtgatgaTCCACACGCGGGTTCCGCCATTGATGGGCTTGATATCGCGGTGTCTGTCGTTCTGGTGTGGCTGCTACGGTGCCGGCATGGCCGGAACTCGGAGGAGAAAGAAtcggaggaaggaggaggaagacgCTGAATCTGGATCCTTTACACGTCACCCCTCTCAAGTTTCAACTCAATcctaatttttcttcttttgaaaattaattctTCTGCAtagaaaaacaatttttttttatgttgacctgatttcaaaatcaatttaaaaattatGTATTGGTAAAATAGTTATATttctatgtaccaaaaaaaaatagttatatttttcaatttaaactatagttttattttttacaaaaataataTAACAAAGATCTCTCCATCTCTGGACTACAAGATAGTGCGTCAGTGACATGCAGGGGGGGTTGGGGGCAGCAGAAGCTCACTCCTAAATAGAAGCGTCGAGGAATCTTTTAGATGAGAGTTGTccaccaactgagatttcacTAGTCTAGGAGGATTTGAATTTGATGCAAAGTTTAACTATAGTCTAAGTTAACCCTAAAAATaaagtataaaaataaaatgctcTTTATGATTTTGTCCATAGGCAAGAAAGGTACGGGGTTCTCTTGGCATGCAGTGGTGGACTAGAAACTATGTGATTGATGTGGTTTGATCACCGTCTATGCACCGAGGGAAGTAGCTGAAATGGTTGCTGCTACATGTATTTGAGCAGCGAGGGATACGTTAGGTTTCAAAGGAAAGGGTAAGCAAAGAGCTAGGATGTTGTCATTATACCAAGAAACCCAGCAAACTGCATAGGTAGAGGTTGGAAAGGACTCTGTATTTTTCAGACATTGTGTCCCCTTTCAGTTAATTGAAAGTTCAAAAGTTCAAAGTGTTCAAAccttccataaaaaaaaactcaaagaaACTATAGTTTAAGCTTTTATCGGTTAAATCTATATTTTCCTACTTCCCATTAttacaatttatttatttttggaatgGAGAGGATAGAAGCCTGTAAAAACAACATCAAACGAGGATAAGATATTAAGATCTTACATATTTCTGTTTTGTTACACTTGGAAAGTTACTAAACAAGAAGATCTTGCCAAAAAGGGATCAAATTGGAAAGAAACTTCAACATCAGCAAAAGAGTTGCATCTCAAGACGTGTGATGGGTCGACGCATCCACAATCAAATTAAGATTACGGGGAACATGAGAGAAAATAACTAATCATTCTCAACCCAACATCTCTCAATTTGTTGTTATATTCTCTTTAAGCGAGTATCTATCAAGGTTTATATCATTAGTAAGAACATCAACAACTTCTCTGCAATTAGACAGAGATACAACATCACGAAACCCCAACTCTCATACATAACGGAGGCCTAACTCTCCATTGAGTAACTCCGCAAGGAAAGAAACCCCTCGCCAAAACTGTATGAGAAGTTTGAAATTCATCTCTCATTTGAATCACAAAGAGCCCCTCATGCACTCATCTTGTTTGCATCAAGCAACCAACTTCCATCCACTGTGAGACGCATCAATTCTAAGTTCGTGACAACAACCGCAACATAAGGTGAACGTAGCGAGCTCCAATTCTGCCAACCGCGAAGAGCTAGCAAGATTTGACGAAGAAAATCGAGTTAAATATTACACTTTCGTTAGTATTCTTTATTTCattggtttttccaaaactgTTTTTTTAAAGGCGTTTTTTCAAATTTAGTGAAGTAGtattcttattttattatatgaAGAAATAATGCGGAAAAAATATTTCATCTAAATAAAACACAAGTAAgattaacttttaaaataattcttatcaaacaagtttttttttaagtaaaataaaagTATCTAAAAAAAAGTATCAAACTGGCCCCTATACACTTCAATACTCTACTCAAACGCTACTCACTAACATCTACTAGTGGTATTAATTCACTTTAGGATAAATTATACATTTTGTTTTGGACAAAGATCCATacatttttttggcttaattgcacttttggtcccccaactattgtctTTCTACGAAAATCGTCccaaaacttcaaaattagcaaaaaaaacgtcatccaactatacatgttgttgcacttttggtctgccgtttgccttccgtgagaaaactaacgtgagaagctgatgtggctctcTCACacgtgtctcacgtgactttcttcagagagcttgatgactggacaagtcatatgcttctcacgtgactctaaaagggttccatggtgaagaagacgatGGAGGAGGGAGTTGACCGTTGGAGCCTTTCAGAGTTACGTGAGAaacatgtgacttgtccagtcatcaagcttTTGAAGAAAGTCACCTGAGACGcgcgtgagggagccacatcagcttctcacgttagttttctcacagAAGGCAAAcgacagaccaaaagtgcaacaacaagtatagttggaggacattttttgctaattttaaagtttggggacgattttcgcaagaaggcaatagttgggggaccaaaagtgcaattaagtcttttttttataggcaaatgttagtggttagttttagtaagttagaaaatcccttcaaactTCCCTTCCAGGATTCAAACCCTGGACCTTCTCCTCCCCAATCTTTATGTcctctagctcttaccacttgagctaaccctcaaCTTTTGCAAATGTATAAAACCTTACTTGAAATCGAAACACATCTaccaaaaaaaggaaaatacatTAGATCATCATAATGATGTTGCTTTCTTTAACAGTTTTGTCTTGTTGctaaggaggaagaggaagatgtgCTGAAGGTTTATTTTAACAGATTTGAAAGAATAACTTCTGTTAGatagttgtttgtttttatgtttcCAGTTTCCACTGTAGATaaagggagggagggagggagagagagatcTATGTTTCTAGATAGTAATGATGATGAAAAAAATGTGGAGCTCAGATTCCCTAATCCCTTCTATCATTTTTTCTTGTAATCATTCCTATTATACTCTGGGGGGTAATTTTCCCTGCTACCCTTTTAAACAtaataaacaaaagaaaactATTATAGAAAGATAAACTATAAGAATATGAGATTCCCTAGCGACAGAACAATAGCTTATGCTCCCTGCTCTTCCTGTCTTTTGAAAAGTGGCAATAACAAATCCAGGGTCATCTCTTGCATTCCATGACATTGCTGGAACCGTGATCTCACGAGTTGTGTCTGCGTGGACGTGATCAGAAAATGTATGCCTGTGCGCGCTGAAAATAATCCTGCAGACAGAAGGTTAAACCATATAAACATCCATCAATCTAAACGTTCAAAATGAGAATACAAACTGAATTAGCTTTCATGCTCACGAAATATAATCAAAACGTGATTTAAAAAACTATTAGCAACAAACTTCCACTAAACCAGATTATATATTGGATAATAACAGGATGGAAGTGATTTCAAATATTAACAAGCAATTGTGCAAGTACCTTGCATTCACAGCATGCAATACTAACACCAAAAAaactgtttttctttcttgtcaTATACTCATGAACTCACAATCAAATGTGCACTGGATTACCTTGGCTTCAGAGCTTGTAATATGTATTCAGAAGCATTTAGTGGGAGGGTATGAAGTAGATTATACAGGCCAGCCCCAATAAGCTCcctaatatgaaaataaatccCACATTAATATATGAAATAAGAAGTATAACAGCATGAGTACTGCAATAGTCTACAAACTGAACAATATAAAACTATCAATATGACGAAAAATAAACACTTACTATATGCACAATTTTCCAAAATTTCTAGAATACTGTTTTTAATCCCCAAAACTCAGAATTCATCAGAGattttagttcaaaaaaaaggtAAGCCTGAAACTCACGGCTATGAtttgtaaaaagaaaaattggacTTACAAAAGCAATCAAACAATACTGAATTGTATGCGCTTCCTCAccattatataaaataaaataaggtaGAATGATGTATCACGtccttttcaaatatatagcatGCTTTTATGACTTGATATACAGAGCAGTTTATTCAGATAACAATGAATAAATAGTTCATAAACTTGCAATGAGACTTTAAAAAATGTATGATAGATTATCCATATGAAGGATTCCACTAACCTGCTTTTTGGCATCACATTTAACCCCTCTATAAAAGAGCTAGAAGATCTCTTGAAAGCATCAATTCCACCATAGTGCTCATTTCTCGTCTGGTCCAAAGGTAAGTGGAGTAAAAGTACAGAGCCTGATCCAGATAACGCATTGCTTTCCCTCCACAAGAAGTTATTATTTGCACCACCAAAGTTGGTATAATCATTAATTGTTTTTGTTGCACCTTCTGTTTCCCCTCGAAGTTCTAGGCTTTCCCTCTCAATTGCTTTTTCAACATCAAAACGTAAACTGCTATTGCCACAAAGCAAGGCCACAGCATTCAGTGTGACAAAACTGATGTTACCAATTTCAAATGCACCGCAACCAGAAGAGTCCAATCCTGGTAATTTGTGAGCAATCCAATTAACTTTGTTCACATCAAGATCGCCGC
This portion of the Lotus japonicus ecotype B-129 chromosome 3, LjGifu_v1.2 genome encodes:
- the LOC130746472 gene encoding uncharacterized protein LOC130746472; the encoded protein is MVWLRTVSAIAIAFLLAFEEWVSVPVCKVVPSTTTNHVPFRDNPDDLKVMIVADLLLLGSEAGYVNHFFRDYYMSKFFQKSFETLKPDLLLVLGDVSAKGSELTKSKWVSVLHQFYKILGPFVDLPYHVILGDRDIGKCGDLDVNKVNWIAHKLPGLDSSGCGAFEIGNISFVTLNAVALLCGNSSLRFDVEKAIERESLELRGETEGATKTINDYTNFGGANNNFLWRESNALSGSGSVLLLHLPLDQTRNEHYGGIDAFKRSSSSFIEGLNVMPKSRELIGAGLYNLLHTLPLNASEYILQALKPRIIFSAHRHTFSDHVHADTTREITVPAMSWNARDDPGFVIATFQKTGRAGSISYCSVARESHILIVYLSIIVFFCLLCLKG